The following are encoded together in the Malaya genurostris strain Urasoe2022 chromosome 3, Malgen_1.1, whole genome shotgun sequence genome:
- the LOC131436902 gene encoding chitinase-3-like protein 1, translated as MSVRCILGAIVLLGLSCVVISQKPLLCYYGTWAHYRSGRGQFKIEDIDPWVCSHVIYSFLGINEDGTIAILDYWLDVELENMKKFNELKNTNSNLKTLAAIGGYSVGSETFSRVAANPDLRWRFAESARDFCFQYGFDGVDIDWEYPGQRGGDEYNDRANFVHMLSDLKQVLSASGLILTAAVGAPQHLAEISYDIPGVSQHVDFINLMTYDYNGAWTDVTGHNAPLYDGPSDTSDFQRTLNVHHSVTYWLQQGASSNKLIVGIPIYGRTFTLQSSDNYWLRAGSSGAGLPGQYTNEAGSLAYFEICPFFTRRWVRHWEDNQKIPFGVTGDQWIGYDDVDTTYIKCDYIHQHGLAGAMVWSIEQDDFHGYCGSTNPILTTLRNCL; from the exons ATGAGTGTTAGGTGCATTTTGGGTGCGATAGTTCTGCTGGGATTGTCCTGTGTTGTGATTTCTCAAA AACCTTTACTTTGTTACTACGGCACTTGGGCGCATTACCGCTCCGGCAGAGGGCAATTCAAAATTGAAGATATTGATCCATGGGTATGCAGCCATGTAATATACTCTTTCCTTGGAATCAATGAAGATGGAACTATAGCAATATTGGATTATTGGTTGGATGTAGaattggaaaatatgaaaaagttcaATGAGCTGAAAAATACAAActccaatttgaaaactttggccGCAATCGGTGGCTACAGCGTAGGATCGGAAACGTTTTCTAGGGTTGCAGCCAATCCTGACTTGAGATGGCGATTTGCGGAATCTGCGAGAGATTTCTGCTTTCAGTACGGGTTTGATGGAGTGGACATCGACTGGGAGTATCCGGGACAGCGTGGCGGCGATGAATATAACGATAGAGCCAATTTCGTGCACATGCTTTCCGATCTGAAGCAGGTGCTATCGGCAAGTGGGTTGATCCTTACAGCAGCAGTTGGAGCTCCTCAGCATCTTGCAGAAATATCTTACGACATTCCTGGTGTATCGCAACACGTTGATTTCATTAATCTGATGACTTACGACTATAACGGTGCTTGGACCGATGTTACGGGACACAACGCTCCGCTTTACGATGGTCCTTCGGATACATCAGATTTCCAAAGAACTTTAAATGTACACCACAGTGTTACGTATTGGTTGCAACAGGGAGCATCAAGCAATAAATTGATAGTTGGTATTCCAATCTACGGTAGGACCTTCACTTTGCAGAGCTCTGATAACTATTGGCTTCGTGCGGGTTCCAGCGGAGCAGGTTTACCTGGACAGTACACGAACGAAGCTGGATCGTTGGCATATTTTGAA ATCTGTCCATTCTTTACACGAAGATGGGTTCGCCACTGGGAGGATAACCAGAAAATTCCGTTCGGAGTAACGGGAGATCAGTGGATTGGATACGACGATGTTGACACTACATATATTAAG TGCGACTACATACATCAGCACGGTTTGGCTGGAGCTATGGTGTGGTCCATTGAACAGGATGATTTCCACGGTTACTGCGGTTCAACTAATCCAATTTTGACTACGCTTCGAAACTGTCTGTAA
- the LOC131438678 gene encoding acidic mammalian chitinase-like, whose amino-acid sequence MLLSWLRMSVNCFLAVTVLLLGLSCVVISQKTLFCYYGSWAHYRSGRGQFRVENIDPALCSHALYAFLGIHENGTVAILDYWLDVSLGNFQKFNELKKTNVNLKTLATIHGSSATFSRVAADSGLRWQFAESARDLCIQYGFDGIDINWEFPGTAAGENDDKTNFVHMLSDLREVLSSSGLMLTAAVGAAQFRAQQSYDIPSVSKLVDFLSLMTYDFNGSWDNFTGHNAPLFDGPSDRTNFQRTLNVNHSVMYWLQQGAPKDKVVVGIPLHARTFTLTNSDNYWLRDAASGPGLPGQFTNTAGSMAYFEICPFFTRKWARHWEDTQKIPFGVTGNQWIGYDDVETAKLKCDYIIQHDLAGGMVWSIERDDFNGYCGIKFPIMNTLRNCLQ is encoded by the exons ATGCTCCTGTCCTGGTTGAGAATGAGTGTTAATTGCTTTTTGGCTGTGACTGTCCTTCTTTTGGGATTGTCTTGTGTTGTGATTTCCCAGA AAACTTTATTTTGTTACTACGGCAGTTGGGCGCATTACCGCAGCGGAAGGGGACAATTTAGAGTTGAGAATATCGATCCAGCATTATGTAGCCATGCATTATATGCTTTCCTTGGAATCCATGAAAACGGAACTGTGGCAATATTAGACTATTGGCTGGATGTAAGTCTGGGAAATTTTCAGAAGTTTAATGAACTGaaaaaaacaaatgtaaatttGAAAACCTTGGCCACAATACATGGTAGTTCAGCAACTTTTTCACGGGTAGCAGCTGATTCAGGCCTGAGATGGCAGTTTGCCGAGTCTGCGAGAGATTTGTGTATTCAGTACGGATTCGATGGCATTGATATCAATTGGGAGTTTCCTGGAACAGCAGCTGGAGAAAATGATGACAAGACCAATTTTGTGCACATGCTGTCCGATCTAAGAGAGGTGCTATCATCAAGTGGATTAATGTTGACAGCAGCAGTTGGGGCTGCCCAGTTTCGCGCCCAACAATCCTACGACATTCCTAGTGTTTCCAAACTCGTAGATTTCCTTAGTTTGATGACCTACGACTTCAATGGTTCTTGGGATAACTTCACCGGACATAATGCTCCGCTTTTCGATGGACCTTCGGACAGAACTAATTTTCAAAGAACTTTGAATGTGAATCATAGTGTCATGTATTGGCTTCAGCAAGGTGCGCCAAAGGACAAGGTGGTTGTTGGTATTCCACTTCACGCGAGGACATTTACACTAACGAACTCTGATAACTACTGGCTCCGCGATGCTGCCAGTGGACCTGGTTTACCCGGGCAGTTCACGAACACGGCCGGATCGATGGCATACTTTGAA ATCTGTCCTTTCTTCACGCGAAAGTGGGCTCGTCACTGGGAGGATACCCAAAAAATTCCGTTTGGAGTGACGGGAAATCAGTGGATCGGGTACGATGATGTTGAAACTGCCAAATTAAAG tgtgATTACATAATTCAACATGATTTGGCTGGAGGCATGGTGTGGTCAATTGAAAGAGATGACTTTAATGGTTATTGTGGGATCAAATTTCCAATTATGAATACACTTCGTAACTGCCTGCAGTGA